From one Panulirus ornatus isolate Po-2019 chromosome 11, ASM3632096v1, whole genome shotgun sequence genomic stretch:
- the LOC139751574 gene encoding uncharacterized protein: MSILRLPHFIRRYIRRTTKKIPEVRAHFFRSKLSLAYAFCAWNLFGFIFYLVYTDRIKKIEDDSGLSQGRQFVRLLKMENVHLFHIDNLKSVHHFDLNKEYTKLSEETVASTSQDDQE; encoded by the exons TACCTCATTTTATACGGCGATACATACGTCGTACCACAAAAAAGATTCCTGAAGTTCGGGCACATTTTTTCAG GAGTAAACTCTCATTGGCATATGCATTCTGTGCGTGGAACCTGTTTGGTTTTATATTTTATTTGGTATATACTGATCGTATCAAGAAAATTGAGGATGATAGTGGCCTATCTCAAG GTCGCCAGTTTGTCAGGCTTCTCAAGATGGAAAATGTTCATTTGTTCCACATAGACAACCTGAAGTCTGTACATCATTTTGACCTAAATAAAGAGTATACAAAGCTGTCAGAAGAAACAGTAGCATCCACCTCTCAAGATGATCAGGAATAA
- the Slimp gene encoding serine--tRNA synthetase-like protein Slimp yields MKLGAHFSQKVKLQENERVTPALYVPGSKAATVDSIVCPYLDFSKQFENLSSLEYGITQRGLDIDVRHIVNKWIEWKELECQRLQLEEERALITKTMQRMKKDTGSREKVNELKVRGKKLRGLVKALTEEIWELEDTAIIAALQLPNDLHQSTGSCNKLLFSLFSKPVFVFQTRSHVELGESSGELELIDNSPTSYYLKNKLAILELVLDEVLIALIQCYIELGLHFRVVQYSAQNLSTHESAAMGVQMYSTSTGEYHECSITVSSTELSTVHFVDL; encoded by the exons ATGAAATTGGGAGCTCACTTTTCGCAGAAAGTAAAGTTAcaagagaatgagagagtaaCTCCTGCCTTGTATGTCCCAGGAAGCAAAGCAGCCACCGTAGATAGTATTGTATGTCCATATTTGGATTTTTCAAAACAGTTTGAGAATCTTAGTAGTTTAGAATATGGCATTACTCAGCGTGGATTAGACATTGACGTGAGACACATAGTGAATAAATGGATTGAATGGAAAGAATTGGAGTGCCAGAGATTACAGCTGGAAGAAGAGAGGGCATTGATAACAAAGACTATGCAAAGAATGAAAAAGGATACAGGAAGTAGGGAAAAAGTGAATGAATTGAAAGTTCGTGGCAAGAAACTTCGAGGGCTTGTGAAAGCCTTAACTGAAGAAATTTGGGAATTGGAAGATACAGCAATCATTGCAGCCTTGCAGCTTCCAAATGACCTGCATCAATCCACTGGGTCTTGTAATAAATTGCTTTTCAGTTTATTTAGTAAGCCAGTATTTGTGTTTCAAACCAGAAGTCATGTAGAACTAGGGGAAAGCAGTGGAGAACTAGAATTAATTGATAATTCACCCACTTCTTATTATCTAAAGAACAAACTGGCCATTCTTGAACTT GTATTAGATGAAGTATTGATAGCGTTGATCCAGTGTTACATTGAGCTAGGACTTCATTTCAGGGTAGTTCAGTATTCTGCCCAGAATCTAAGTACACATGAATCAGCTGCTATGGGAGTGCAGATGTATTCTACAAGCACAGGGGAGTACCATGAG TGCTCTATCACTGTATCTTCCAcagaactgtccactgtccactttgTTGATCTCTAA